Genomic DNA from Shewanella woodyi ATCC 51908:
AGTGATGTTCGGACATCATATGACCAAGCTCTGTTGACTTAGTCTTCAGATAAGCTTCGTTATAACGATTTTTACCAACTTGCAGAGGAATACGCTGGACCACTTCTATACCTAGCTCCTGCATCGCCTTCACTTTTCGTGGATTATTGGTCATTAAGCTTACCTGCTTAATACCGATCTTCTCCATCATAGGTAAGATCATATCGTATTTACGCATATCAGCTGCAAAACCCAGTTTCTCATTGGCTTCGACTGTGTTTGCCCCTTGGTCTTGTAGCTCATAGGCGCGGATCTTATTCAACAAGCCTATGCCACGCCCCTCTTGACGAAGATAGAGGATAAAACCTTGTCCCGCTTCAGCAATGTTCTGCATCGCGGTTTGTAACTGAAATCCACAGTCACAACGTAAACTAAACAGCGCATCACCGGTTAAGCACTCAGAATGGATTCGACCTAACGTTGGTGTTTCAGCATCAAGCACACCAAATGTGAGTGCCACATGCTCTTTACCTGTCTCTGTATCTTCAAAACCATGCATATCAAACACACCCCAAGGGGTGGGTAACGTTGAAGAAGCGACATACTTAATGGACATGAAATAACCTTAACGACTCTCTTCCCTGAGACGACTATAATCAAGAAAACAACGAGATGAATGCTAAATAATTAACCTGAGGGTCAAAAGAGTACATTGCTTATCTCTAAATAATGGGCAGAATCTTATCTTTTTTTACCCTTAAGTGAAATACCTTAGCGATTTAATCGACTATTACTTCATCTTAAGGATAGTTGACCCTAATGCTCAGCGTACAAAAGGATACGCTGAGAAGCAGTAAAAAAATTTGATGTCGCTCACTAATCATTAATCACTGGTGAGCTTATCAGCATTTAAAACTCTTTAGGTGCAAAACCTGTCACTACCTTGATCCCCATTTCACGACCCAGTGCCGTCATAGGATGAACCACAACAAGCCCTCTTACAGACTTCTTTAACTTACCCATATCAGCCTGTTCAGCTTTTGTCAGCGGACGGTTGAACTTCATGCTCACCACCGAACCACCTTGCTTACTGAGCTCACGAGTCTGCTGCGCCTTCACACTGGCAATACGCTTAGTCACAGCATTGATCTCTTGTCTAAATTGCAACATGACGCCTTTATCGCCACGCTTTTCTGCAGCGGCTAATTTACGACGAAACTGCTCTAGCTTATCGCTAAGACCATGAAGCTCTTCTTTTAAATTCATTTTCTTGCCTTAAAAATTCTATAAAATGCAAAAACAGCTAAAAAGCTGTTTTATAATATTCGATTGGATCTAATGGCGGCATTATAACAGCATCCGAGCAGATACAGTTACCGCTTTTCTGATAGAATTTATCGACAACTCATTGGTGAAATATCGGTAGATTCAAAGTCCGCTTCTAAGCAGTTCAATTAGATATTCCCTAAGTAATGAATAACTTGGTTACTACTTCCCCTAAACTCTAGGCTTGGATCAGCGAGAGCTTGCTCAAACTTACCATCCACCAGCACATCCACATAGGCGATAACTTCTTTTTGTGCTTCGCTCAGCTCATCGAGACGATAACCAGACCAAAGCCAGATATCTTTCTCTGGGCACTGGGTTTTAACCCGCTTAACTAAGGCCAAGATAGCGGTGAGATTCCCAGGAAAAAGTGGATCGCCACCAGATAGAGATAAGCCTCTTCGCTTAATGCGTGTATCTTTCAAATGACGTAACACCTGATCCTGCATCTGCTCATCAAAAGCATGTCCATGACACGGATTCCAAGTCGATTGATTATAACAGCCACGGCACTGATGTTCGCAACCTGAGACAAACAAGGTAGCTCGCGTTCCGGGACCGTTAACCACATCGACGGGAAAATATTGATGATAATTCATAGCAAGTTCTTAAGTGTTAATGAGTTCATAAAAACATAACCTCCGAGTAAGCTAAGTCGCAAAATGGCGTTTCACTTATCTGGAGGCTATTTTTTCAAGATAGCAGCATGCTAAATATTGGCTCTATACGTACTTTGGCACAAAATAGTCAGTTCTCTTTCATGCTTTGCCACGTAGCGGCCTAAATAGAGATGCGCAGCAGATCTATTATTAGAGGTGCTTCACTCTGCGCTTAACCTCTTCCTGTTTACCAAAGTTAAACGGACGCGCATCAGGGCTGCCAAGATAACCACAAACACGGCGAGTCACAGAGACTCGGCTTGGCTCATGGTTACCACATTTAGGACAGGTGAAACCCTTACTGGTACAGGAAAACTCACCAGTAAAGCCACAATCGTAACACTCATCAATTGGAGTATTGGTACCATAGTAGGGGACGCGGCTGTAACTGTAATCCCACACATCTTCCAAAGCTTCGATATTATGCTGCATATTGGGGTACTCCCCGTAACAGATAAAACCACCACTGGTTAATTCAGGATAAGGCTGCTCAAAATCCAATTTGTCATAAGGGTTAACCGCTTTTTCAACATCAAGATGGAAGCTGTTAGTGTAGTAGCCCTTCTGCGTCACGCCGTCGACCACACCATAAACTTGCGTGTCTAACTTGCAAAAACGACTGCAGAGGTTCTCACTTGGCGTGCTGTATAAGCTAAAGGCGTAACCAGTCTCTTCGGTCCACTGAACCGTTGCAGCCTTCATATACTTGATGATCTCAATCGCCTTCTCACGAAGAGTTTCACAATCATATAGGTGCTTATCGGAACCAAACAACGCATTGATGGTTTCATGTAAGCCGATATACCCTAATGAGATAGAAGCGCGTCCATTTTTGAAGATAGATGAGATCTCATCATCAGCACGTAAACGCACCCCACACGCCCCTTCCATATAAAGAATAGGCGCGACTCTGGCTTTCACACCTTCTAATCGCTCAATGCGGGTATCCAATGCTTTGCGAGCAATGGCTAAACGCTGATCTAAAATACGGTAAAACTCAGCTTCATCTCCTTGAGATTCCAGCGCCACGCGAGGTAAATTAAGGCTAACAACACCTAAGTTATTACGTCCCTCATGAAGCAGCTCACCGTTCTCTTCGTAGGTGCCAAGGAAGCTTCGGCAACCCATAGGAGTTTTGAACGATCCCGTCACCTTTTCAACTTGCTCATAGTTAAGAATATCTGGATACATGCGCATGGTTGCGCATTTTAACGCCAGTTTTTTAATGTCGTAGTTACAATCGCCACTCTTGTGGTTAATGCCATCACGAATAGCAAAAACTAACTTTGGAAAGACTGCGGTTTTACGGTTCTTACCTAGACCAGCAATCCTCACTTTCATCATGGAGGATTGAATAAGTCTTGATTCCCAAGAGGTGCCTAAACCAAAACCGAAGGTAACAAATGGAGTTTGACCGTTCGCGGTATGTAGGGTATTGACTTCATACTCAAGGGATTGGAATGCATCGTGACACTCCTTCTCGGTTTGCGCTGTAGCAAATGCTTTAGCGTCAGTGATCCCCCAAGTCAGTGCGACTTGGTAATGCTTGTCAAAACTTTTGGCCACAAATGGGGCTAACACTTCGTCGATACGGTTAATCGTTGTACCGCCGTATATATGGCTGGCAACTTGCGCGATGATCTGCGCCGTTACAGCCGTTGCCGTCGAGATAGATTTTGGCGTTTCAATCTCGGCATTGCCCATCTTAAACCCTTGAGTCAACATGCCCGCCAAGTCTATCAACATACAGTTGAACATAGGGAAGAATGGCGCATAGTCAAGATCGTGATAATGGATCTCACCAGACTCATGAGCAGCCACAACATCTTTTGGTAAGATGTGTCGTGTAGCGTAATGCTTAGCAACAATACCCGCGAGTAGATCCCGTTGAGTCGGGATAACTTTTGCATCTTTATTGGCATTCTCGTTAAGCAGCGCAGCGTTACTCTGTTCGACTAAACCACGAATTTCACGGTTGAGGCGACTGCTGGTTTCGCGATGTAGATCTCTATCGTGACGATATTCGATATACACACGTGCAAGCGACTTATATGGCCCCTCCATAAGTTGGTTTTCAACGACATCTTGTAGGTCATGAATATCAACTTCTGCCATATTAGCGACCGTATCAGCAACCTTAGTCGCCACTTGAGTAGCATAACCATTATCATCAATACCTGCCGAGATTGCCGCTGCAGCAACTGCATCTCTAATCCTTGTTTCGTCAAAAGGCGTGCGGTAACCATCCCGCTTAATAACCACTGGCATTGTATATAATCTCCTCAAGTGACGCTGATTTTGACACCACATATAGTGTCATTCTAGATTACCAGCACAATATGTTGCGTATTAAGCTACAAACTATCGTTGAGAACATTGATCCTGATCATATTATTTGGGATGTGAGAAAAGAACAAAAAATAAGTGCCATTGAGGCCTCTTATCTCATATTTCTCTCTTGACCATCACAGTAAAGCGGGCTAGATGTGGGATAAAAGTGGTAAAAATTGTGGATAAAAATTACATAATGAATGCAGAATCACTAAGCTCAATATTTACCTAAGGCTAAATAGCTACTTAGTTGACCTGAGGCCTGTTGACTGTCTCCCATAGAGGAGGCCAGCTGCATCACAGATCGAAGTCCCTGCCACTGCTGTCGCTCTTCACCACTCATCTGAACATCACTTTTAAGATACACATTCAGTTGTGATGACACTCTTGAGGCTTGCTGACTTAACTCTTTACTCTGTATGTTGTCCATCTTGTTTAACACTCCCTCTGCGTCATCTAGGAGCTTAATTAGCACATTGGACATGGTATTCTCATCTGAGGCATTTTTTTCTAGCTCACCTCGCTTTGACTCAATAAACGTTTTCATATCCTCCACACTACCTTGGGGCCTAGGTAACTCTATTCCCCCTTCAGATAAACGATTAAGTTGAGTATCAGACAAAATACCATCTTGATGCAGTCGTTGAACCAGTTTAGGCAGATCCGAAATAGAGAATTGACCGTCAGCAAAAAAATCTTTCGCCATACTCTCAATCTTCTGAGCACGCATAGCTCTGGGAGAGAGTGAAACAGACTCATCTTTAACCTGCTCTTTACTTGCTGCTTTAGGAGGCTGATTCGACTGGCTTAAGGTGACTTTATCGCTATGTTGACCCGCCTCAGCTTGATGACTATTAATGCCATATTTATCGGCAAGGCTTGTGTTTGTCAGTTGGCCTGCAGTGCTTGGAGCATTAGCGATTGGATTCATTGTCAAATTTTCGGCATAAAGGAAGATATGAACCTCTACATGCATTTATCACGCCGAAATAGGTAGAAACCCTGTACAACCGCTCTATTTTTAATCGAAGGTGTTCGGCTATCTTAAATTAAGCAGCTGTAATACGGTAGGCAGTAGCTCATCTTGCTTTATGGGTTTAGAGAACCAACCAGTAGCACCTGCACCTTTGGCTTCCTCCTTGAACTTGGTATTTTTAGCGGTAGAGACTATCAAGATAGGAATGCCGATATAGGCTCTTAGTGCGCGTAATTTATCAGTCAGCTCAATCCCATTAAGATGAGGCATATAATAGTCAGTAATCACCATATCATAATCCACTAGCTGAGCAGCTCGATAAGCGAGTGCCCCATCTTCAGCCAGCTCTATCTGAAACTTATCACTGGTAAGTATCTTCTTAAACATATTACGCATGGCAAGTTGATCGTCGACCACTAATATTTTTTTCATCTGTCTGCGTGCTCCATGGCAAATTAAGAGAAGCGTTCAAACATCCATAAAGCGTTTATAGAAATATAGACCATAAACAGATAAAAATTTCGCTAAACAACATGTTAATGCAAAAACGCATGAAGAGAGACTTCATGCGTTCGTAAAAAAGACAGTTGGATACACGAGATTAAAAATTAGTAACTTTCTAACCTTGCTTCAATCTGATGCCTTGCAAGCTTAACGGCTAACTCTCCTGCCGCGATCGCTTCTTCAGCTCGATGGAACTCCATCGTGCCGATGTCGGCAACATCAGGGATCAAGCAGATATCAGGTGGGTCACCCATCAACCTTGCACGTTTATGACGCTGCTCCAGTATGTCCATAGACTGAGACATCACTGCCAACATTCCAGGGTTTGAGCCTTTACCTAAGGTGAATTTATCCGTCAAATTGGTGACATAATCCCTGCCCCGCGCCAGCAGATCCATAAAACCAGTATCTTGATGTTCCTGCGCTTGTACACTCTCCTCGACCGACGGTTTACTGCAAGCCATATCCACAGGTAGCACCTGCATTCGGCCACGCTTTTGACCATTCAGATCAACCGCTATCACCACATCGACATCCATAGCGCGGCTTACAGAAACAGGCACAGGATTGACCACAGCACCGTCAACCAACCAGCGTTCGCCTAACTTCACCGGCGGCAGTATGCCAGGCATGGAACAAGAAGCGCGAATAGCATGACGCAGATCCCCCTCTTTAAACCAGATCTCCTGCCCTGAATAGAGATCGGTTGCCACCGCAATAAGGGGGCGATGCAGCTGCTCAATCTGAAGATCGCCTATCCGACTCTGAATCACATCAAAGACTTTTTCACCGCCAATCAAGCCTCCCTTACGCCAGCTTAGATCCATCAAGCCCAACACATCCCAGCTAGAGAAGCTACGTACCCATGTTTCCAGCTCATCAAGCTGATCGTTCGCATAAGCCGCTCCAACCAAGGCACCAATCGAGCAACCTGAGACCTTATCAGGTTTAATCCCCATCTCGGCCAATCCGTTAAGCACACCAATATGTGCCCACCCTTTAGCAGCGCCACTGCCTAATGCAATCCCAATCTTAGCCATAATCGACCCATCACTTTTATTAATGATTCCTTATATCCCGACAAACCAATATTCGCAATAACAAAAATGTGGGATAGCAAGATCAATCAACGCTTCTCTATGGCTCAACAAGATAAACTTAGGTTATAATGCTCGGTCGAACTAATCTTGGAGCACACCTTTGCAATTTACCGAATTTTCCCTGGACGCACGCCTGTTACAAAGTCTCAGTCATATGGGTATCACTACACCTACAGAGATCCAGGAGATGGCAATCCCTGTCGGTCTGTCAGGAAAAGACCTGATGGCGTCATCAAAAACAGGTTCAGGTAAAACCTTAGCGTTTTTACTGCCGGCAATGCAGAGGATCATTTCAACTAAGGCGCTCAGTAAACGTGACCCAAGAGTCCTCATTTTGCTGCCGACCCGAGAGCTTGCCAATCAGGTCTATAGCCAACTTCGTCTGTTGGTGGCTAACACACAATATAAGGCGCTTAAAATTCTTGGTGGTGAGAATTTCAATGACCAAGCTAAAGCGTTAGCCCGAGATCCACACTTTGTGGTTGCAACACCAGGTCGCCTTGCCGATCACTTAGCGCAGCATCACTTTCACTTAAACGGCTTGGAGCTGCTTATCCTTGATGAAGCAGACCGTATGCTGGACTTAGGTTTTGCCGACCAACTTAAAGCGATCAACGCCGCAGCGGATCATAAACGTCGTCAGACATTGATGTTCTCAGCGACCCTGAATCACAATGAGATTAATGAGATTGCTTCGGAGTTGCTAAAAGATCCAAAGCATGTGGCTGTAGGTGCAAGTAATATTGAAAACCAAGATATTACCCAGAAAATCTACCTGTGCGATCACTTAGACCATAAAGAAGCCCTATTACAGAGTATTCTTAAGCGCGGTGAGCAGAAACAAGTCATCATCTTTACCGCCACTCGCCAAGATACCGATAGATTAGCGAAGAAATTGGCCGAAGAGGGCTTTAATACCGCCTCACTCAGTGGCGATCTAAATCAAAGCGCTCGTAATCAGATAATGGATCAATTTAGCCGTGGCATGCAGGATATTCTGGTCACCACAGATGTCGCATCTCGTGGTCTTGATCTGCTTAATGTTTCTTTGGTGATCAACTTCGATATGCCCAAGTTTGCCGAAGAGTATGTACACAGAATTGGCCGTACAGCCCGAGCAGGAGCTAAAGGCGACGCTATCTCATTCGTCGGCCCTAAAGATTGGGTTAACTTTAAACAGGTTCAGCAGTTCTTAAGTAAAACTTTCGAATTCAGTACGATAGAAGGCCTTAAAGCTAAGTTTACCGGCCTGAAAGACAAACCTAAAGCGGGTAAAAAATCGGCTGCTAAGCCGAAACGAACTAAAGCCTCTACGAAGCAGAAAAATGCTAAACCTAAGGCTAAAGTCGTTAAAGATAAACGCTTTATCACAGGTATCGATATTGGTGATGCGCCAATGCTAAGAAAACCTAAATCTAAGCTTCAGGATACACCAGAAGATTAATGCCACATAAGTGAGCATTAAAAAGCCCTATCACAGTAAGTTGCGATAGGGCTTTTTTATTGCGAGCACTTATTTCGCCAGCTTCTTAACCCACTGCCTATTGGCTTCTTCAATGAATCTGTCGGTGTCTTCGAGCCAAGTTTCTCTAACACCTAAACTGTAATTCAGGTACAAGTTGCCGTTAATGACGCTGAAGGCTTCGGGTACCGTATCAACCACGAAACCGTGTGACATAGCATAAGCACAATATCCGCCATATTGCGGCAGATATTGCGTTGGTTCATCTTCAAATTTGGCTTGATTATCTGCAGAGCTAAAGCGCCACAACACCTCGCCATACTCACTGGTAAACTGCTCACTCCCCTTTACTGGGGCGTTCTCAACAAAGTAGGCAACAACATCATAGCCATTAATTGCAACTCCATCCTCAACATACACAGGATACTTAGTTAAACTGGTACAACCCGATAAAAAAAGCAGTAAAACAGCTAATAGATAGCCGTAAAGGTGATTACTCATCTGTTTCCCTTCCTCGTATTCTCTCTTGAAGAAAAGACCTTTAAACCTATCGCTTAATTTCAGAAGTCGCACTTTTTAATTTTATTTACTGGATTTACCCTTCAGCGAAATCTAAACGCTGACCCTAACGAGATTTCACTGTACAATAGGCATAATATTGTTTTTTTTAAGGTGTAACATGAGAGTTTGTGGCGTTGAATTAAAAGGTGGCGAAGCCATTATCTGCTTGTTGAGCTATGAAGGTGAGACTTTTAACGTGCCTGATTGTCGCCAACAATCATTTGTTATTTCACACTCAGAATCAACTGATTCTATTCGTGATTTCCACTTTGCATTCGGTAAGCTAATGCAAGACTACAGCGTTGATAAAGTGGTCGTTATCTCTCGCGAGCAGAAAGGTAAGTTGGCAGGTAGTGCCACCAGCTTTAAAGCCGAAGCCGCTATTCAACTGCTCGACATTCCAGTGATCTTAATGTCGCCAGTTACCGTCAAAGAGCGCCTAAAACGTAACCCGCCTATGGTTGATTTTGACGGTTTAGAACTTAAGCGCTTCCAAAAGCCTGCATTTGATGTAGCTTATGCCTATCACAACCAACATATCTTCAATGTTTGGGATAATGTTTAAGCCTAGCTAAAACACAGTGCGAGCCTTGCCCTATACTAGGCTCGCAATTATTATCCTTTAAGCACTGCCATTCGATTTTCACTATGACTCCACTTAAATACCTCACTGGCTACCAGCAAGAGATACAAGATCAGGTTGCAAGCCTGATCAGCAGCAATAAGCTTAAGCAGGTGCTACTCAAACGCTACCCTAAAGCACACGAGATCCGTACCGATAAGGCGCTGTATGATTACACGATGGCAATTAAAAACCAGTATCTGCGTAAGTCACAGCCCCTGTCGAAAGTACTCTTCGATGATAAGATAAGTCTAAGCCACCACGCACTAGGGTTACACTCCTATGTCTCTCGTGTGCAGGGAAGTAAAACAAAAGCCAAAAATGAGATCCGCATATCGTCACGATTAAAACGGGTACCAGAGCCATTTTTACGTATGTTGGTGGTCCATGAGTTAGCCCATCTGAAAGAGAAAGAACATAACAAAGCTTTCTATCAACTTTGCTGCCATATGGAGGGGGACTATCACCAGCTGGAGTTCGACCTTCGCCTACTACTGACTTTAGAAGATCTAGATTGTAATCCCTATCAAGCGTAAATAGCCCTCCCCTGCAGCACTGACAAGTGTATGGTTTCACGTTAATATAGGCTTACGTGGCCTATAAATAATAATAAAAATCAGCTCATCGCTTATGAAAACAGTGCTATTTAACACTCACGATCTCGTACTACTGTTCACCTTATATCAGTGCATTTTATTTGGGCTTTGTCTGCTGACATTTAAGAAAGGCAATAAGCTCAGCCATCTGTTATTAGCGCTATTTCTATTCAGTTACGCTGCGATTCCACTCGATACATTAATTAACTACGGCGAAGCATTTCGCAGTTATGCCTTAGAGGTTTCAGTCAATTTATTCTATCTGTTTGGTTACGCCTACTGGCTTGAAGCCGTATTTTTATTATTCTATGTGCGTTCATTGATTTATCGTGATTTTCGCTTCAAACCTCAGGACTTGCTATTTTTACTGCCGCTAGTACTGTATTTTTTCTACCACCTAGATACTTGGTACTGGCTGTCTGATAATGAAAAAATGCTGCAGCTACAACAAAACTATGCCGGTAATGAAGCTATTTCACAGCGTTTCATTGGCTTAGGACGGGAATGTTTTCGATTGTTTTGTGCAATCTTATGTTTCGTCGAGCTAAGGCGCTATCAATCAAGGCTGAAAGATAATTTTGCAAACTTAGAAAGCGTCGACTTGAACTGGTTAGCTATCTTAGTGATAGGATTTCTATTTATTCGTGCTGATGCGATTTTAGTGTCTCTAGCCCTGTTTTCATCATTTGAGTTTAACCATCACATTGACTATGAATTACTCGGGCTAATTTCCAATTACACAGTATTGATTTTGGTAAGCGTGCTCATCTTCTTCAGTTTACGCTTTCAAACTGGTCTTAGCGGCATTTGGCAACAACAGCGAACCGTCGACTCAGGGGCTAAATATGAGAAGCAACAACCTGATGAGTCGAGCATCGCGCAGATCAAAGCTTACATGCAACAACACAAACCCTTTCTTAATCCATTACTCACCTTAGATAGCCTTGCTTCACAACTGCAACTTTCCCCGCGGGTGCTATCGCAAATTATCAATCGCCACTTCGAACAGAACTTTTTCGAGTTTATTAATCAATATCGCATTAGTGAAAGTCAGCGCTTGCTTAGCGATGCCGCTCTAAAACACACTACGATCATAGAGATCATGGATAGATCTGGCTTCAACAGTAAAGCGACCTTTAATACTCTATTTAAAAAACGTTTAGGTAAAACCCCGAGTCAATATAGAAAACAGCAACTGCAGTAGGCTATAACCCAAAAATAGCCGTCCACCGGACTGTTACCAGCCCTCACCAGCAAAAGTAGCCAAAGAACTTGCCGTATTGCTGGCAAGTTCGGTAAAGCCACTTGAAGTTACACCAATTGGTTGAAGCATAAAAAAGGGAGCTAATCTCCCCGTTAAATCATCTTTCAAACCAGATCAATTACGATAGTTAAACTGTTTGTCCAAGCGAATATCGGCGACAGAAGCTCCTATCATCACCTTAAACTCACCCGGCTCAGCTAGCCAATCAGCGCTATTTACATCCCAGAAAGACAAATCACGTTGGTTTAGCGTCATGGTAACCATACCGGTTTCTCCCGGCTGCAGATGAATTTTACTAAAACCTTTTAGCTCTTTTGCCGGTCGCGGTACGCTAGATTCAATATCTTGCAGATACAATTGAACCACTTCACTACCAGCACTATCACCTGTATTTGTAATTTTAGCCGTCACGATTAAACTTTCGTCGCCTTTTAAGCGGTTAGCTGACAGCTTGATGTCACTATATTGAAACTGGGTGTAGGACAAGCCGTGGCCAAATGGAAACAAAGGCGTTATTTTTTGCTGCTCAAACCAACGGTAACCAATAAATACCCCCTCTTTATACAGCGACTCCACTGCATTGTAATCATCTAGCTTTATGGGGGCGGTATCTTGCAACGTCCGTGGTAAGGTGATGGGCATTTTACCGCTTGGGTTTACGTC
This window encodes:
- the ribA gene encoding GTP cyclohydrolase II; this encodes MSIKYVASSTLPTPWGVFDMHGFEDTETGKEHVALTFGVLDAETPTLGRIHSECLTGDALFSLRCDCGFQLQTAMQNIAEAGQGFILYLRQEGRGIGLLNKIRAYELQDQGANTVEANEKLGFAADMRKYDMILPMMEKIGIKQVSLMTNNPRKVKAMQELGIEVVQRIPLQVGKNRYNEAYLKTKSTELGHMMSEHHFSTDGES
- a CDS encoding YibL family ribosome-associated protein → MNLKEELHGLSDKLEQFRRKLAAAEKRGDKGVMLQFRQEINAVTKRIASVKAQQTRELSKQGGSVVSMKFNRPLTKAEQADMGKLKKSVRGLVVVHPMTALGREMGIKVVTGFAPKEF
- the nrdG gene encoding anaerobic ribonucleoside-triphosphate reductase-activating protein, with amino-acid sequence MNYHQYFPVDVVNGPGTRATLFVSGCEHQCRGCYNQSTWNPCHGHAFDEQMQDQVLRHLKDTRIKRRGLSLSGGDPLFPGNLTAILALVKRVKTQCPEKDIWLWSGYRLDELSEAQKEVIAYVDVLVDGKFEQALADPSLEFRGSSNQVIHYLGNI
- the nrdD gene encoding anaerobic ribonucleoside-triphosphate reductase, producing MPVVIKRDGYRTPFDETRIRDAVAAAAISAGIDDNGYATQVATKVADTVANMAEVDIHDLQDVVENQLMEGPYKSLARVYIEYRHDRDLHRETSSRLNREIRGLVEQSNAALLNENANKDAKVIPTQRDLLAGIVAKHYATRHILPKDVVAAHESGEIHYHDLDYAPFFPMFNCMLIDLAGMLTQGFKMGNAEIETPKSISTATAVTAQIIAQVASHIYGGTTINRIDEVLAPFVAKSFDKHYQVALTWGITDAKAFATAQTEKECHDAFQSLEYEVNTLHTANGQTPFVTFGFGLGTSWESRLIQSSMMKVRIAGLGKNRKTAVFPKLVFAIRDGINHKSGDCNYDIKKLALKCATMRMYPDILNYEQVEKVTGSFKTPMGCRSFLGTYEENGELLHEGRNNLGVVSLNLPRVALESQGDEAEFYRILDQRLAIARKALDTRIERLEGVKARVAPILYMEGACGVRLRADDEISSIFKNGRASISLGYIGLHETINALFGSDKHLYDCETLREKAIEIIKYMKAATVQWTEETGYAFSLYSTPSENLCSRFCKLDTQVYGVVDGVTQKGYYTNSFHLDVEKAVNPYDKLDFEQPYPELTSGGFICYGEYPNMQHNIEALEDVWDYSYSRVPYYGTNTPIDECYDCGFTGEFSCTSKGFTCPKCGNHEPSRVSVTRRVCGYLGSPDARPFNFGKQEEVKRRVKHL
- a CDS encoding response regulator, with protein sequence MKKILVVDDQLAMRNMFKKILTSDKFQIELAEDGALAYRAAQLVDYDMVITDYYMPHLNGIELTDKLRALRAYIGIPILIVSTAKNTKFKEEAKGAGATGWFSKPIKQDELLPTVLQLLNLR
- the rssA gene encoding patatin-like phospholipase RssA — translated: MAKIGIALGSGAAKGWAHIGVLNGLAEMGIKPDKVSGCSIGALVGAAYANDQLDELETWVRSFSSWDVLGLMDLSWRKGGLIGGEKVFDVIQSRIGDLQIEQLHRPLIAVATDLYSGQEIWFKEGDLRHAIRASCSMPGILPPVKLGERWLVDGAVVNPVPVSVSRAMDVDVVIAVDLNGQKRGRMQVLPVDMACSKPSVEESVQAQEHQDTGFMDLLARGRDYVTNLTDKFTLGKGSNPGMLAVMSQSMDILEQRHKRARLMGDPPDICLIPDVADIGTMEFHRAEEAIAAGELAVKLARHQIEARLESY
- a CDS encoding DEAD/DEAH box helicase is translated as MQFTEFSLDARLLQSLSHMGITTPTEIQEMAIPVGLSGKDLMASSKTGSGKTLAFLLPAMQRIISTKALSKRDPRVLILLPTRELANQVYSQLRLLVANTQYKALKILGGENFNDQAKALARDPHFVVATPGRLADHLAQHHFHLNGLELLILDEADRMLDLGFADQLKAINAAADHKRRQTLMFSATLNHNEINEIASELLKDPKHVAVGASNIENQDITQKIYLCDHLDHKEALLQSILKRGEQKQVIIFTATRQDTDRLAKKLAEEGFNTASLSGDLNQSARNQIMDQFSRGMQDILVTTDVASRGLDLLNVSLVINFDMPKFAEEYVHRIGRTARAGAKGDAISFVGPKDWVNFKQVQQFLSKTFEFSTIEGLKAKFTGLKDKPKAGKKSAAKPKRTKASTKQKNAKPKAKVVKDKRFITGIDIGDAPMLRKPKSKLQDTPED
- a CDS encoding YHS domain-containing (seleno)protein, which encodes MSNHLYGYLLAVLLLFLSGCTSLTKYPVYVEDGVAINGYDVVAYFVENAPVKGSEQFTSEYGEVLWRFSSADNQAKFEDEPTQYLPQYGGYCAYAMSHGFVVDTVPEAFSVINGNLYLNYSLGVRETWLEDTDRFIEEANRQWVKKLAK
- a CDS encoding DUF3010 family protein, translated to MRVCGVELKGGEAIICLLSYEGETFNVPDCRQQSFVISHSESTDSIRDFHFAFGKLMQDYSVDKVVVISREQKGKLAGSATSFKAEAAIQLLDIPVILMSPVTVKERLKRNPPMVDFDGLELKRFQKPAFDVAYAYHNQHIFNVWDNV
- a CDS encoding M48 metallopeptidase family protein, with protein sequence MTPLKYLTGYQQEIQDQVASLISSNKLKQVLLKRYPKAHEIRTDKALYDYTMAIKNQYLRKSQPLSKVLFDDKISLSHHALGLHSYVSRVQGSKTKAKNEIRISSRLKRVPEPFLRMLVVHELAHLKEKEHNKAFYQLCCHMEGDYHQLEFDLRLLLTLEDLDCNPYQA
- a CDS encoding helix-turn-helix domain-containing protein encodes the protein MKTVLFNTHDLVLLFTLYQCILFGLCLLTFKKGNKLSHLLLALFLFSYAAIPLDTLINYGEAFRSYALEVSVNLFYLFGYAYWLEAVFLLFYVRSLIYRDFRFKPQDLLFLLPLVLYFFYHLDTWYWLSDNEKMLQLQQNYAGNEAISQRFIGLGRECFRLFCAILCFVELRRYQSRLKDNFANLESVDLNWLAILVIGFLFIRADAILVSLALFSSFEFNHHIDYELLGLISNYTVLILVSVLIFFSLRFQTGLSGIWQQQRTVDSGAKYEKQQPDESSIAQIKAYMQQHKPFLNPLLTLDSLASQLQLSPRVLSQIINRHFEQNFFEFINQYRISESQRLLSDAALKHTTIIEIMDRSGFNSKATFNTLFKKRLGKTPSQYRKQQLQ